CAAAGTtgtcaaagacttgtagcactaaaacttttataTAAGATTTTACTTGAGCTTACATTAGAaatttttaagaaaaagggcTGCAAAGTTGAGGAATTTTACTATTTTCAGCACTTAGAGTATTAGAAGTGAGTTTCAaaagctactgattttgattctagtttttgaacctcttccactCCAAACCAGCAAAGTGCTAATCAGGaaagttgttagaaatgtaaaactctacaacttttaatTTGGCAAAactttaagtttctatacaaaatttcaagttttgagtTAACCCCGAACTtaagcttttaagggcaaaagGACCTTTCACTTActagattagtgtctaagcctcctattcCAACTTAACCAAGTTTAGTTTAGGTAGAGTTGGTACACACTGGATGATCCGATGCTATGTGTCGGTGGGGCATCGGATGAAGCATATTTATTTTGTCAAGTTCCAAAGAGGTGTTGGCTAAGAAATTCCTACACTGGATGATATGATGGGAACCTACAGTACCAGCGGATGAATCGGTGTAATACGTTGGTGACTGTTTTGGTCACGGGAAGGCCAACGACTAGTAGcactggatgttccgatgctaccTAAAAGcataccatcggaacatccgattgTACACTTTAACTActgttggagcaacggctctttgataccttgggctatttataccccctccactcgcccatttggagttgctggagtttgcACGAatccattggagatcaagagtcatcaagaacacatccaagccaccaaaagtgcataagtgattattcaaaggcttagcacaagcttagaagagtgattagtgctaggataggcctagataAGAGAGAGTGTAAGGTGTTGCTACCTTGTGatcggttcaaggagtgaaccacagctgtacaaggtgtgccgACGCCTtagagccttggtggctcgctgGCAAGTCTTCAACCCTCTGGCTTGGTGTGAAGTGATGTCGACGACCATGTGCGTGAGACAAGGAGACCCCTTCCTTGGTGGAGAACTCCGTAGCCAAGAGGGCGTCAAGGGGGCCGAAAGGgagggagtggtgagccttgccttaGTGTCAAGTTTCTCATCTGGCTTGGCACGAGCCTTTGTGGCGAGTCCAAGACCTTGAtcgggagagacttggtgaccgggagcaTATCCTCAGTGGAGCTCCAACGTAGACTAGGAGTGGCATTTGACTACCGATACCACGAGATAAATCGTCGTTCCCGAGTTTGCATCCTTCTTAACCCACTTCTTTATGTTTCCatatttcatacttgcaacttgagtgTTTTACTTACTAGAGTAGaatcttgataggattggctgtaggttgcaaaacttattttgggtgGGAAGAATCACTAGTTCAACAATAGATTGtacatctagatagcatgatctagtttatattttgGAGCAAATTGTGAAAACCATAGGCTAAAGTTTTTaagtttgcctaattcaccTCCTCTCCCCTAGGCTACGAGCACCAATTCCTTACATTGGACTATCCAAACAAAGATCTAAAGGTGGTTATTAGGCTAAAATGAGAATTCAAAAACTGTGTTTTTCATAAAATAGACCATTACGAAAGggtctctagcctagtggttagagcacctgactAGCAGGCTTGGGTTTGACTCctcgtgggagcgaattaaacgggtctggaataaaaaattataaaaaataggtaggagctTCCTCTGCTAACACTAAGGATAAAGATGTTGCAATCATAAGGGAAGGCTTGATATGGGAAGAGGTACTCAATTGAACACAGGCTCCCCAAATCATTGTTGGCCTACATGATCATTTTGTTTGTTTACATGCAGTGTAAACTACATAGTGGCTAACTTGTCCCTTTTATCAGCCGTCTATCCTATTTAAAATATGGCAGTTCCACCTGTTTAAATATTTGTTTAATCCAAATAAATAGCGATTAATTGTTTAACATGTACTCCTCCGTTCcgaattataggttgttttagcatTCCTACGTTAATAACTTTTGCAattcatctagatatacactatattaACATGgatacataataaaaattataaatttacAAAATGCTACAACAACCTACAATGTGATAGAGGGAATATCAatttagatacataataaaaattataaatttacAAAATGCTACAACAACCTACAATGTGATAGAGGGAATATCATTTAGGCTAACACTTCCCTTAAGAGTATCGAATATGGAATTTGGATTCTAAGTGATTGTACGTCAGCTGCAGCTTGAATTATAGTACGTGTACGCAACTGCTAAGCGGACGTACCGGATCGGAATCAAGTATCAAAAGAATGGTAACTCGTTTGAATTGGACCTGTCTCTAGTGTAACAGCATGTGGAGCAGCATGTCGTTGCAGGCGTCCATGGCGCCAGGCAAGCACCAGTGCAGACAGTCACGCGACACGTTGAACCTGTCGGGCTGCCACAGCCGGTACTTGCCCGGGTGCGCATCCGGCCGCTGCGCCATCGCTTCCGTCGCGTCGAGCAGCAGCATCCTCGCCGCCCCCTTCCCCTTCgcctccctcctcgccgccgcgaacTCCTCCACCTGTATCGCGTgcatctccttctccaccgcGTTCACCTCCCACTCGCCGCGCGCGAGCGGCCGCGTCCGCGCGCAGTCACCGTCCTCGTTCCACGTCCCGTTCTCGTAGTGCGACGGTGAGACCGtgcccaccaccaccgtcctggcgcggcggcgcccaggcggcgcgcccgcggcggccgccgcccggagcGCAGTCCGGAACGCCTTCCGCAGCGGGTACCGGAGCGTGAGGTCGGTGACGTTGGGCGCCAGGCAGGCGTTGCAGCCGACGAGGTGGCCGCGCTCGTGGAACACGGACGGGCGAAAGAACCAGCTCCCCGCCGAAACCACCACGTAGTCGAACTCGCTGGCGCGCGCCGCCCACCCGGCGTCCGGCTCGTCGAGGTGGAGGCTCCACAGGCCTGCCCCACTCCGCGCCGGCCCGTCGGGGTCCGCCTCTGCGGCGTGGACGAGAAATGGCGACCAGAACGACGCGACCGTGAACCTGTGCCGCCGGAAGCGGAACGCGTGCCCCGCGGCGTTCGTCCACGGCGACGGCGTCTCGGCGCGCGCCAGGAGGCACACCAGCGAGTGCATCTGGTTCCTGGCGAGCGAGTCGCCGACGAACGCCATGGACCGGCCTCTCGCCGCGCGCAGGAACCGCGCCGGGTCGAGGTGGGGCAGCTCGCACCCGGCggggcgccaccgccaccggatGAACCCGAGGTCTGGCCTGCCGTACCGCAGGCAGTCGTAGTGGCCGTGGATCACGGGGCAGGTCTCGGCGGTGTAGCACGGCGCACCTGGGTCCGGCACCCACTCGCCCTTGAAGATGTTGCACGACAGGTTGGCGCTGCCGCTATCGCCATCGGCCACCAACGAGGGCAGCAGCGGCTCGCTGTCGTCTTGCAGGATCACGACGGCGAGGATCACAAGGCACGTCGCAAGGAGGGCGGCGGGAATGGCACAATGGATGGTGTATGGAAGCTTGATCTCGTGAAACTTCATTCTGGCATACGATTCCAAGAATACCAAGCAACAACAGATCAACAATATAATTCAGCAGGTAAATATTCTTCATTGTTCATGAGtggtgtgtgcgcgcgcgcgcataTATAGATCTTTTCCTCCTTACTGTTTCATGAACGTTCAGGAGTGATCTGATCGGGATCTGGAGTCCGAATCTATTGATACCGAAAATGGCAGAGACAAATTAACGTTCCACACTGGTATACGTAATTAGCAGCGACGAACACCACCTGTAATGGTGGATTACACGCGTGCGGTTATGAGATCCAGCTGTTAGATCTTAGGGCCTTCCTGGGTTCTGAGGAGAATGGGTGTAAAGCAAAAAAAGGTCCCAAGTGCTAAACAGGTGGTGTTATTTGAGACCATTGACACTGCCACACTGGCTACCTGTAAACATGCCTAGCGGTAGCTCTCCGTTTGGCTCCGGTAATGGTAGAACTTGACTTCACCAGCCGGTTGACAATTAATGGCATGGTTTCCTCCTTTCTGGATCTGCTCCAATGCTATGTTATTCTGTTGTCGAACGAGGGATTCCAAAGAAATTTCCTATCGCGATCCTGGATACAACGCACTTTTTTCCTTCACTTTTTGATTAAAGGAAGCCCAAACACCAGCACACAGCTGCAGAGGTTCAGGATAAACGAGCCATGCATTTTGCATACTTGAGTCAATGAACGTATAAGAATTCTTCATATTCCTCACTGGAGGTTTGTAATCCTTATTTTCCATCGCAAAGGTTACagaaacaaaaagaagatttgTTAACATCTTAGtagatatataaaagaaaattgCAAATGTCACACCTAGCTCGTAGATCACTTAGATTTTGAGATTCCACTCTATACGACGTTTTGATGTAAATGACCATGTCCCTACTACCTAGTAGGTCCTCCTAGCACGAACTTTAAAGGTGACAGGTAGGAATCGGTCCAACAAATGTATAGGAATAGGAATTTCTAGGTTTCAGTTCCCTCACCCAAAATACAAGCGCAAGTAAAGCCCCTCACCCAACACCATTGGTTTGCATATGGATATAGTCACCGGCGAAGCCAGGACGTGAATGAAGATGGCATAGGGACATATACATTTATATGTGTTTTTGGATTATCATTGTAATAGCTAGGTCATTAAGGGGTGCTTTGAAAGAATAACAACGcctgtgggtgggtgggtggggtggggggggcaTGCTCCCTCCACCCCTATATTCAATTTAGAGAAATGTTATAAATCTCTTAAAGAAATCAAATGACAAAATCTGTCAATTTCCATACATTTATAAACAAGGatatcttcatcttctccaGCGAGCTCGGTACCTTCAGCAAGATTTTAGAATTTAAGTTTGGAGTTTCTAAAGAGGGGTAATTTGGGGACTCCGGCTCTAGAAGATTGTCAGGACTTGGGAAGCTTGTAGGCTTGGTGATGGTGGTTGGCGACAGGCATGATGGTGAGGCGGCAGGGTCGCCACCTACCGCTATGGTGCCGCTATGGTGAGAGATGGTGCGGTTGTGCGGTGCTCGTCAGTAGTGGGAGTGAAGTGGTTAGCATGAAGGTGGTTATAAGCGCGCCTCCAGCGGACATGGTGCTGCTGGAGCCGTACTAGGAGGTGTAGGTAGAAGAGCGCGACGTTGGGTGACGAGAAGCAGTTGTGTCATCACGTTCAAGTTGAGGGGAAAAAAGAGgaatggaggaaggaggaaaaTGGGAGGGGGTGGAGAGCGGTGACTCAGGTCATAAGGTATAATTGATGTCGGGCAGGACAGAGAAGGAGGTGGAGGACAGCCTACATATGGGATGGGATCGGAACGAAGAAGTGTCGGTCACAGGGAGAAAAAGACGACTAGAGATATGTATAGTGTATCTCTATTGGCCGATGTTGCTTCCTCAATTGAATGCGTCTTCTAATTAGTTATTGCTGGTTCAAAAGGAAACTAAAAGAACGCAATCAAACCTTACACTCTTTCCTTCAAAGTGCACATCACCCTCGCTCTCAGCTCTCTAGCTTTGTGTTGAGCAATATCTAGGCCCTGCTCACGTGTTATGAAAAGTACGTTCAAATCCTTGTATTGGCATGATTGGGCCTACCAATGTGCTTCCTGAAGATGACTTTGGGCTTTATGTGGAAGATAAATACCTGGGCCATCTCAAAATTATTGCTCTTATAGGCTCAATCTAGGCCCATATAGACGCAAGCAACTGATCCTCTGTTTTTTCTGTGAGCAACTACAGCAGAAGAAGCAGAACAAAACATAATCACCATGGCATCGTTGTGTTTGCAGTACACTTTCACGCACGACTGAAGTTGTTATCAATCATTCGATTTAGACGTTAACATCACATatggaggacgaggagcagGCCGTTCCAATCGCTCCGGGCAGGCCGCAGGCACCAGCAGTGCACGTAGTCGTGGACGAGTCGTGGTACACCGTACACGGTGAACTGAAGTACTTCTCCGGCTTCCAGCCCATGTACTTGCTCGGGTGCGCGACCGCGCGCAGTATCATCGGCTCAtcgcctccgtggctccgtcgTGTCCGTCAGCATCACCCTCACCTTCCCAACGCCGACCCTCTccgtcctctccgccgccgcaaaCTCTCCTGTGGTCCAGTCGCGCGCACTCACCCCCGGAACACCACGTGTAGCCCTCAAGAAGTCAGATGAGCGAGTCGGTTTCCTTGTGGCGAGCTTGCTGCGATTGGTTGCCTGCTTTTGCTCGGGCTGGGCTCCCGGATGCAGAATCTTTGGTTGCCTGCACTATTGCTCGGACCTACCTCTGGATGTAAAATGCATAGCTCAACCTGGCTCCGTGAAAACGAGGACAGTGGCTGTTTCTCCCAGGCCACGCTCGCTCCAGCGAGCAATTTATCAGTTAATGACTTTATTAATGCAGGATTAGCATATTTTAAATAATATTAACATATTTTAAATAATATTAAGGAGTAATAAGATGAATTAAGGCTAAAAAATAGTTACGCATATTAAATATCATAGTGAcgtttgttaattttttttatcctaTGCAACATTCCCGTACAACCAACCAAATATCATCTCATCTCGGCTAGGCCAAATGCATCGAGCAACCAAACATTACACTGTTGTATGCGAGTGGGAGCCTGATTCCAAGGTAGGAGCCAAGCTTGTCCCATTCAACAAACCAATTACCCCCCTACTCACTGAGAGCCCGACGCCACGGACTTGCCCCTCGTCACGGAGCAGGTGCGGCTGGACGATGGCGCTGGTGTCGAGGGCGCGGCTGGGTCCGGCACCCACCTCGCCTCGCCGCTGGCTGATTCAGTGGTTCGTGTCGCaggccccgccccgccgcgcgtgGGACGAAAGCGGCCGGTGATATGAGACGTGCCGGTTCGGGCAGACCAGGGTACAGGTTGGAAAGCGCATGAGCCGCGACGAGTAGGAGAAGACAGGGACGAAACatctgccgctgctgctgctgcagtgcttCTTCCTCGGTCGCAGGGGAATTGTTGCACTGGGGATTAGTCTGCGAAATGCGAGCGTGCACAGGAGAACGTACAAGCGATATGCATCGTTGCGTTTACTTGAGTCAGCCAGCAGTTTGTCGCTTATGCGCATTATCACTTCTGAATTTTTAAGCAAGTTCAGAGTTTAAGTCGTGAAGTAGGATATGTTATCACTTATCGGACACGCTTGGCTTTGCTAATCCTTCTCTATGTCAAGAACGGATGTGCATCTATTCTTTGGATGctcaggcctggtttggttggtttgcttatttttaagcacccatcacatcgaatgtttagatactaattaggagtattaaacgtagactatttacaaaattcattacataagtggaggctaaacggcgagacgaatctattaagcctattagtccatgatttgacaatgtgttgctacagtaaacatttgctaatgatggattaattaggcttaataggttcgtctcgctgtttagcctccacttatgtaatgggttttgtaaatagcctacgtttaatactcctaattagtagctaaacattgatgtgacacttgcttaaaaataagcaaagagaaccaaacgccccctcaATTAGTTTGGATCAATCAGGAACGGAGAAGAAGCACACGGACCGCAGCAGCGATGTGATGCCGCGTGAAATCAATCAGGACGGATGATCCGGCAGGAGCATCTGGAGCAGCATCTCGTTCCAGGCGTCGATGGGTCCCGGCAGGCACCAGTGGACGCAGTCGTTGTACAGCGTCACGTTCTCGTGCGCCCAGTGCCCGTACCGGCTCGGGTGCCCGTCCGGCCGGAGCACCATCGCCGGCGTCGTGTCCATCAGCACCAGCCTCGGCCCCCTCCCGCCGGAGCCggacgcctccacctccgccttgGCCCTGGCGAACTCCTCCACCTGCGCCGTGTGGTAGTCCAGGTCCAGCCCGCCCATCCGCACCTCCCCCGCCGTAAGCGGCCGCGTCCGCCGGCAGTCGCCGCCGCGGTCCCACGCGCCGCCCTCGAAGTGCGACGTCGGCGACAGTGTCCGCACGATCACCGTCCCGTTGAACCCCGCGACGAGGACCCGGAGCGCCGCCCGGAACGCCATGCGCAGCGAGTGCCTGTGCGTCAGGTCCGGGACGCCCGGGGCGAGGCAGTAGTGGCAGCCCACCACGCGGCCGGACTCGTAGAACATGGCGGGGCGGGTGAACCAGTTGGCCGCCGAGAGGACGACGCGGTCGAAGCCCGCGATCCCGGAGGCCCAGGCGGCGTCCGGCTCGTCCAGGTGGATGTCCCACATGTGCCGCCGGGGGTCCGGCTGGTAGCCCCGGACCAGGAACGGCGACCAGAAGATGGCCACCGTGAAGTTGTGGGACTCGTAGTGCATCGTCCTGAACTCCGGGTGCGTCGTCTTGGAGATGTCCTTGGGGTATGCCACCTGCCAACAAACAATTCGAGCAAATGGCATCAGCAGAGATCATAATCGAATCCCTATTCGGTGATCTGGTCGATTATTAATCGTCGAAATTAGTCGGAGCACAAATTTTTACTACATCGGCCATCACTGTTGCAAGATAAAATCATCgttgtaaaaagaaaataatgctCCATTGTTTCCTTGCAAGATTCAATAATGCAGAGTAGTTTTGGTCGTTGCGGTAGTAATAATTGACTACTCCTACCTTGGACAGGAGGCACATGAGCGACTGCATGTGGTTCCTGGCGAGCGAGTCCCCGACGAAGGCCATGGACGTGTCCCTGACGGCGTCGAGGAACGCGGCCGCGTCGAACCGCGGGAGCTCgcaccccgccggccgccaccgccaccttaGGAACCCGGTGTCGGGCCGCCCGTACTTCATGCAGTTCTGGTGCTCCTGGATGAGCGGGCAGGTCAGGTTAGTGTAGTagggcgcgtcgtcgtcggggacCCACTCGCCCGGCCGGAAGATGTCGCACCCGCGGGGCacccgcgcggcggccgcggcggcggcgccccgagGGGGTGTCGACGGTGTCGAGACTATGGCGACGCCGGAGCGGTAGGCATCGAGGAAGGACGAggccggcgcgcggcgcgcggcggcgaggaggaggaggagcgcggcgacggcgagcgccgggagcagcgacgccgcggccggggtggcggcgAGCTGGAGCTTGTGCACCGGCAGGTCCGACGCGATGCCCAGCAGCCGCTGCCgcaggtggccgccgccgccgcgccgctgctgctccgccGCCTTCGCTTGCTGCATCTCGCGTCCGCAGCGGAGTGACCCGAGTGAGCACTGGAGAGTGAAGAGAGCTAGCTAGTGGCGCAACGGGAGTAAGAAAAAGAGTGGCAGGAGGAGTTGGTgtaacagtaaaaaaaaaaagggagtgGTGCAGTGGTGCTACTGGTCTCGTTGCCGGCTGTCGTCGCGTGGCAGCGAGTAAATTTCTAATATCCAAGGACAGATATGATGGCCCGTTGGGCGCATGTGATGTGTGGCCGGCGTACAGGAGGCCCGGGCACGCTTTATTCGGCCTGCTGCCTGCGTCCTCCTGGTCCTGGGCGTGCATTAATCCGTCAATCACGTGGGGGGCCGTGAGATCAAGTGGATAATGCAGCCAGGGATGCCTAAGTTTTGTTTAAACACTCTCGGGAGGCAAaccatctctccctctctctgtgTGTTGATGGTTTAGAATTTTCGAGAAGCTAGGAGAGCACAAGGCACAAACGCTATGAATGCATGGGACTCATGAGTGATCAGGACGGCCGTGGAGATGAAATAGTATGGTAGCCACAGGTGGCCTGCCGCGTGCGTCCGGGGGTGGGGGGGCCTTTGTGGGCCGTGGCATCTCGATGTGTCACGTAAAGGGAAGCAGTCCCACCGCCGTGTCCCGCCTGGCATGATCAGAATCGCCCGCCGGTAATGATCGGAAGCATTACCGGCCGGCAATGGTCATCACTGCTTAGTGGCGGCTCCGGCAAAGCGCCCCAAGCCATGACCAACCTGATGCTACCAGAGGAGCTATCAGGACTGCAGGAGCCCCAACGCCGCGCCGCTGCGTCTCGTTCTCATCTTTGTCCCAGAATGCGCCTCGTGCAGCCCAAAAAAGGGAGGAAAGCCTCCTTCCTTGTGCCGAAATGGAACGGGAACCCAAGCCGGCCCACACATCTGCTAGAAGGCACAGCTGCGCAGCCAAAGCCCAAGTCCGTCCGCAGTTTATCGGCCCATCTGAATAAACCCACGCCATCAAAACTGCATCGGCCGCGGCCCGTGGGCCGGTAAGCCCGCCAGTTCAAGACGTGACCGACCCACACTGCTGCCGTCGCGCGGCTGCTGTGCCGTGTGCCCGCGTCCGTATGTTTCCAGGACAGGTGCTCCAGGTCCAGGATCTATTTGTGGAAACTGTTTTGGTAAGGGTCTATTTGCAAAAACTTTAGTTTGGCAGCCCAATTCCCCACGGGGTCCTGAACTTTTCCCCGTGGAGGAATGCCACGCCGATTGTTTCCACGGGGCTCCCAACCGATGACTTTGGCAGCCCGCTAGGATGGGGACTTCAACCCAAGCGAGCCCAATTTCCCCGAGGAATTGCACCGACCTACGGAgatcaagcagttctccccgtCCACATCTCCCCGTGCTATCGTCTCGCGTACTCCCGTAAAaagctgccgccggccgcctcgcgACTTCCTCCAAGAATCCAGTCCAGATGCGCCTCCTCCAACCCTTCTCTGATCCCCATCTCCTCCGAATCGTCCCCTTCTCATCCCCTTTCCTTTCTTGGCTAGGGTTCTACTCCGGCGCTAGGGAGATGGAGTAGGGGTAGGTGGTGCCGCCCGCTCCTGCAGGAATCCGCCGCCACTGCCGATCACCACCGTTGCTCCTGGCATCTAGCTCGCATCTCACTCCTGGTGTTTTCGTCTCCCCCGTCACGCGTCTCGCTCGCGCAAGCGAGAGAGGGgcgcctgctcctgctcctgcagaAGCTGCTACCGCCGTGGCTCCCAGCTCTCGCGCGACCTCCTCCAAGAATCCACGTCCAAGTGCGCCTCTTCCACCCCTTG
Above is a genomic segment from Setaria viridis chromosome 4, Setaria_viridis_v4.0, whole genome shotgun sequence containing:
- the LOC117853820 gene encoding protein trichome birefringence-like 19 translates to MKFHEIKLPYTIHCAIPAALLATCLVILAVVILQDDSEPLLPSLVADGDSGSANLSCNIFKGEWVPDPGAPCYTAETCPVIHGHYDCLRYGRPDLGFIRWRWRPAGCELPHLDPARFLRAARGRSMAFVGDSLARNQMHSLVCLLARAETPSPWTNAAGHAFRFRRHRFTVASFWSPFLVHAAEADPDGPARSGAGLWSLHLDEPDAGWAARASEFDYVVVSAGSWFFRPSVFHERGHLVGCNACLAPNVTDLTLRYPLRKAFRTALRAAAAAGAPPGRRRARTVVVGTVSPSHYENGTWNEDGDCARTRPLARGEWEVNAVEKEMHAIQVEEFAAARREAKGKGAARMLLLDATEAMAQRPDAHPGKYRLWQPDRFNVSRDCLHWCLPGAMDACNDMLLHMLLH
- the LOC117851604 gene encoding protein trichome birefringence-like 19, producing MQQAKAAEQQRRGGGGHLRQRLLGIASDLPVHKLQLAATPAAASLLPALAVAALLLLLAAARRAPASSFLDAYRSGVAIVSTPSTPPRGAAAAAAARVPRGCDIFRPGEWVPDDDAPYYTNLTCPLIQEHQNCMKYGRPDTGFLRWRWRPAGCELPRFDAAAFLDAVRDTSMAFVGDSLARNHMQSLMCLLSKVAYPKDISKTTHPEFRTMHYESHNFTVAIFWSPFLVRGYQPDPRRHMWDIHLDEPDAAWASGIAGFDRVVLSAANWFTRPAMFYESGRVVGCHYCLAPGVPDLTHRHSLRMAFRAALRVLVAGFNGTVIVRTLSPTSHFEGGAWDRGGDCRRTRPLTAGEVRMGGLDLDYHTAQVEEFARAKAEVEASGSGGRGPRLVLMDTTPAMVLRPDGHPSRYGHWAHENVTLYNDCVHWCLPGPIDAWNEMLLQMLLPDHPS